One genomic window of Tenacibaculum tangerinum includes the following:
- the coaD gene encoding pantetheine-phosphate adenylyltransferase: MKRAIFPGSFDPITLGHLDIIERGVTLFDELIIAIGVNADKKYMFSLEERKRFIEETFKHEPKIKVLTYSGLTVNFCKEQNAQFILRGLRNPADFEFEKAIAHTNRKLSEIETVFLLTSSGKSYISSSIVRDVIRNDGDYTGLVPDAVRI, from the coding sequence ATGAAAAGAGCAATTTTTCCTGGGTCTTTTGATCCGATTACTTTAGGACACCTCGATATTATTGAGCGTGGTGTTACCCTTTTTGATGAATTAATCATTGCAATTGGTGTGAATGCAGATAAAAAGTACATGTTTTCTTTAGAAGAACGCAAACGTTTTATCGAAGAGACGTTTAAACACGAACCGAAAATAAAAGTATTGACCTATAGCGGACTTACGGTGAACTTCTGTAAAGAACAAAATGCTCAATTCATTTTAAGAGGTTTACGCAATCCTGCCGATTTTGAGTTTGAAAAAGCGATTGCACATACCAACAGAAAACTTTCTGAAATAGAAACTGTATTTTTATTAACCTCTTCAGGTAAAAGTTATATTTCTTCTTCTATTGTAAGAGATGTAATTAGAAACGACGGTGACTACACCGGGCTGGTACCAGACGCTGTTAGAATCTAA
- a CDS encoding M14 family metallopeptidase gives MKKLFVLLLLIAVACKQKPVKKSVDFTTLFETSNGTETPKYDEVISFYTDLAEVYPEISLFEIGSTDIGKPLHLVVFNTDGKTNLKELQDSSKNKVLINNGIHPGESDGIDASMLLLRDIVQNDSLKNSYKNSLICVIPVYNIGGALNRNSHTRANQNGPKEYGFRGNARNYDLNRDFIKQDTKNAAAFAEIFHTINPDVFIDNHVSNGADYQYAITHLFTQHNKLGGKLGTFIETTMRPDIEKSLAQKSISITPYVNVWGTTPESGWSQFFDSPRYSTGYTTLFNTLGLMVETHMLKPYKIRVEQTYELLLSVLDFSEENSSKIKELRKRAVEEIISKKTYPITFEVDRDTPSTLQFKGYEGTFIASKVTNGKRLLYDKTKPYDKKIPYYNNYLPIKEITIPKAYILQQGWHDVVERLKNNNIEFTRIKKDTVFTVEVQHIKDFDTRKMAYEGHYLHFNTQVARTKNQQIKFSKGAIYIPTNQTGIRYIIETLEAEAIDSFFNWNFFDTILQQKEGYSSYVFEDIAEDFLNKNPQVKQEFLEKLTIEEDFAKNPQAQLYWVYKKTPHYEETHKKLPIYKLY, from the coding sequence TTGAAAAAACTATTTGTATTACTTCTACTAATCGCTGTGGCTTGTAAACAAAAACCTGTAAAAAAATCAGTCGATTTTACAACGCTATTTGAAACTTCAAACGGAACAGAAACACCTAAATATGATGAAGTTATTTCTTTTTATACAGATTTAGCCGAAGTATATCCTGAAATTTCTTTGTTTGAAATAGGGAGTACAGATATTGGTAAACCATTGCATTTAGTTGTTTTCAATACAGATGGAAAAACGAATCTTAAAGAGCTTCAAGATTCTTCTAAAAATAAGGTTTTAATCAACAATGGTATCCATCCAGGAGAGTCTGACGGAATTGATGCTTCTATGCTTTTATTAAGAGATATAGTTCAAAACGATTCTTTAAAAAACAGCTACAAGAATTCTTTAATATGCGTGATTCCTGTCTATAATATTGGCGGTGCGCTCAATAGAAACTCCCACACAAGAGCCAACCAAAATGGTCCGAAAGAATACGGCTTTAGAGGAAATGCTCGAAATTATGACCTCAATCGTGACTTTATTAAACAAGACACAAAAAATGCTGCTGCTTTTGCTGAGATTTTTCACACTATAAATCCCGATGTTTTTATTGACAACCATGTAAGTAACGGTGCCGATTATCAATACGCAATTACACATTTATTCACACAACATAACAAGTTAGGAGGAAAATTGGGTACGTTTATAGAAACAACAATGCGCCCTGATATAGAAAAATCTTTGGCACAAAAGAGCATTAGTATCACTCCGTATGTAAACGTTTGGGGAACCACACCTGAAAGCGGATGGTCACAGTTTTTCGATTCTCCTAGATATTCTACAGGTTATACTACGCTATTCAATACCTTAGGGTTAATGGTTGAAACCCACATGCTAAAACCTTATAAAATTAGAGTAGAACAAACCTATGAGTTGTTACTTTCTGTTTTAGACTTTTCCGAAGAAAACAGTAGTAAAATTAAAGAGTTACGAAAAAGAGCTGTAGAAGAGATCATCAGTAAAAAAACATACCCAATTACTTTTGAGGTTGATAGAGATACTCCTAGCACACTTCAATTTAAAGGTTATGAAGGGACTTTTATAGCTAGTAAAGTTACCAATGGAAAACGTTTGTTGTATGACAAAACAAAACCTTATGATAAAAAAATTCCTTACTACAACAATTATCTTCCAATCAAAGAAATTACAATTCCAAAAGCCTATATTTTACAACAAGGATGGCATGATGTTGTAGAGCGATTAAAAAATAATAATATTGAATTTACTCGTATTAAAAAAGACACCGTATTCACTGTAGAAGTTCAACACATCAAAGATTTTGATACTCGAAAAATGGCTTATGAAGGTCATTATTTACATTTCAATACTCAAGTTGCTAGGACAAAAAATCAACAAATTAAATTTTCGAAAGGAGCTATATACATTCCAACAAATCAAACAGGAATACGCTACATTATAGAAACTCTAGAAGCAGAAGCTATTGACTCTTTTTTTAACTGGAATTTTTTTGATACTATTTTACAGCAAAAGGAAGGATATTCTTCGTATGTTTTTGAAGACATTGCCGAAGATTTCTTAAACAAGAACCCTCAAGTAAAGCAAGAATTTTTAGAGAAGTTAACAATAGAAGAAGATTTTGCAAAAAATCCGCAAGCACAATTATATTGGGTTTACAAAAAAACTCCGCATTACGAAGAAACACACAAAAAACTACCTATATACAAGTTATATTAA
- a CDS encoding RNA polymerase sigma factor, with translation MDKGILKSVCEQKNFNAIFNKHSQTLRNYMYYKCGDIQQAEDIVQEAYIKLWNNCAKVVFEKAKSYLYTIANNHFLNEIAHKKVVVEYQKQSVFSGKTDESPQFILEQEEFHVKLKQAIANLPEKQREVFLLSRIDKKKYSEIADIVGISVKAVEKRMSNALLTLKDKIGKL, from the coding sequence ATGGATAAAGGAATCTTAAAATCTGTTTGTGAGCAAAAAAATTTTAACGCAATTTTTAACAAACACTCACAAACTTTAAGAAATTATATGTATTACAAATGTGGCGATATTCAGCAAGCTGAGGATATCGTCCAGGAGGCGTATATAAAATTATGGAATAACTGTGCTAAGGTTGTTTTTGAAAAAGCTAAATCTTACTTGTATACGATAGCTAATAATCATTTTTTAAATGAAATTGCTCATAAAAAAGTGGTAGTGGAATATCAAAAACAAAGTGTTTTTTCTGGAAAAACAGATGAAAGTCCTCAATTTATTTTAGAACAAGAAGAGTTTCATGTAAAGCTAAAACAAGCGATAGCTAACCTACCAGAAAAACAGCGAGAAGTATTCTTACTGAGCAGAATAGATAAAAAAAAGTACAGTGAAATAGCCGATATTGTAGGAATTTCTGTAAAGGCTGTAGAAAAGAGAATGAGTAATGCTTTACTCACTTTGAAAGATAAAATTGGTAAATTGTAA
- a CDS encoding FecR family protein, with translation MNIDYKNNTFLARWIANDLSDEELKEFQQSEDYHQFKAINDASKLLKAPSYNKEAAFDMITQKIQSKKTGKKVIKLIPAWLYGAAASIALLISFLYFNDTTTFSTNYGEQLTVSLPDNSKVHLSPNSEITYKERIWNKERALSLKGIAYFEVEKGKSFTVNSTQGKVTVLGTKFTVNTSKDYFEVMCYEGKVKVVSKNNEEVLLTKGKAYRNYKNSSEKWIFNNIEPSWINGESSFNNVPLEQVVKSLENQFNLKFDTSKVDVNQRFTGTFTHENVNIALQTVFAPMKISYKLAKNSFVVLTYNK, from the coding sequence ATGAACATAGATTATAAAAATAACACCTTTTTAGCAAGATGGATTGCTAATGATTTATCTGATGAGGAGTTGAAAGAATTTCAACAATCAGAAGATTATCATCAATTCAAAGCTATTAACGATGCTTCTAAACTATTAAAAGCACCTTCTTATAATAAAGAGGCGGCTTTTGATATGATTACTCAAAAGATACAATCGAAAAAAACAGGTAAAAAAGTTATCAAACTGATTCCTGCATGGCTATACGGTGCAGCTGCTTCTATAGCTCTATTAATTAGTTTTTTATATTTTAACGACACTACTACCTTTTCTACAAATTATGGAGAGCAATTAACAGTAAGTTTGCCCGATAACTCTAAAGTTCATTTATCTCCTAACTCTGAGATTACTTACAAAGAAAGAATTTGGAATAAAGAAAGAGCATTGTCTTTAAAAGGAATTGCTTATTTTGAAGTAGAAAAAGGAAAATCTTTTACCGTAAATTCTACTCAAGGAAAAGTAACGGTGCTAGGAACCAAGTTTACCGTAAATACTTCTAAGGATTATTTTGAAGTTATGTGTTATGAGGGCAAGGTAAAAGTTGTCTCAAAAAACAACGAAGAAGTTCTTTTAACTAAAGGAAAAGCCTATAGAAATTATAAAAACTCTAGTGAAAAATGGATATTTAATAATATTGAACCTTCTTGGATAAATGGTGAAAGTTCTTTTAACAATGTGCCTTTAGAACAAGTCGTAAAATCACTAGAAAATCAATTTAACTTAAAATTCGACACCTCAAAAGTAGACGTAAACCAACGGTTCACAGGTACTTTTACGCATGAAAATGTTAATATAGCGTTACAAACTGTTTTTGCTCCTATGAAAATTTCTTATAAATTAGCAAAAAATAGTTTCGTTGTATTGACATATAATAAATGA
- a CDS encoding TonB-dependent receptor plug domain-containing protein, which yields MKIKLSVLFLCLAMSIFSQEKVDITFVEAPLQDVLKQMEASFGVKFSFNPEIIKEKSFSFTKKECELVYLINEIERKTPLIFNQINERYYYITKNSNFNPNEYNLLNEVLVTNHIKSGINKKRNGTITVHPKDLGVLPGLTEPDVLESLKIIPGVQSPDETAAGVYIRGGTPNQNLILWDGIKMYYSGHFFGMISAFNPYVTEEITLSKSGTSARYGNRVSGVIDIKSNNEIPKKTTGNFGLNMTHADAYVNIPVSKKASFLLSMRRSYANIIKTPTFNNISTRVFQTFDVNQEKNIFGNGIKFNRENNFNFADYTAKLNFSLTEEEQLSLSFLYTKNKLFNSFEIPDYKDFYTDDLSIKNAGFGIQWTKKVSERLTHHIKGYFSSFKLNYTGKYNYIDNFLIFFSSKNNLINDVGVSYNFNYELNDKASIFAGYDFTSTESEYELKYLYDIQNQNVFNSLEENNGNNNTSSLFGEFIYDNDNWNINLGTRLNYFSKIDKYVIEPRLYLEKKITQHLRAKASFEQKHQTLVQIIEFQTASLGFDLENQLWTQVNNDNVPLQKSLQVSSGILFNKDNWSIDIEPYYKKVSGMTSLTSGYNDQSNDFSNGEGKIYGVDVLVHKKFNNYRTWINYSYTKNRFKFLDLENTFFPANHDITNYFSWSQAYKLNNYEFSLGWILRTGNPYTEINEFVTDENGQNPIIYLDWENINALRLPRYSRFDASVTYSFNLSDKWKSKIGFSLLNIFDRKNILNRTYNTVPFINSQNNLKYQLKEVDKVSLGITPNFVFRVSF from the coding sequence ATGAAGATAAAATTAAGTGTACTTTTTCTATGCTTAGCAATGTCTATTTTTTCTCAGGAAAAAGTAGACATTACTTTTGTTGAAGCCCCCTTGCAAGATGTTTTAAAACAAATGGAAGCAAGTTTTGGGGTAAAATTTTCTTTCAATCCAGAAATTATAAAAGAAAAGAGCTTCTCTTTTACAAAAAAAGAATGTGAATTAGTATATCTTATAAATGAAATTGAGCGAAAAACTCCTTTAATTTTTAATCAAATTAATGAGCGTTATTATTATATAACCAAGAACTCTAATTTCAATCCAAACGAATACAATTTATTAAACGAGGTTCTTGTTACAAATCATATCAAGTCAGGTATTAATAAGAAACGAAATGGTACCATAACCGTTCATCCTAAAGATTTAGGCGTTTTACCTGGCTTAACAGAGCCTGATGTGTTAGAAAGTTTAAAAATTATTCCGGGTGTTCAAAGTCCTGATGAAACTGCTGCTGGTGTGTACATAAGAGGGGGTACCCCAAACCAGAATCTAATTTTGTGGGATGGAATAAAAATGTATTACTCTGGTCATTTTTTCGGAATGATTTCAGCATTCAATCCATATGTAACTGAAGAAATCACGCTCTCTAAAAGCGGTACAAGTGCCAGATACGGAAATAGAGTTTCTGGTGTAATAGATATTAAATCAAACAATGAAATTCCTAAAAAAACTACAGGAAATTTTGGTTTGAACATGACACATGCTGATGCCTATGTAAACATACCTGTTTCTAAAAAAGCATCCTTTTTATTATCAATGAGAAGGTCTTATGCTAATATTATCAAGACACCAACTTTTAATAACATATCTACAAGAGTATTTCAAACATTTGACGTTAATCAAGAAAAAAACATTTTTGGTAATGGAATAAAATTTAACAGAGAAAATAATTTTAATTTTGCTGATTATACGGCAAAACTAAACTTTTCTCTTACTGAAGAAGAGCAATTGTCTCTAAGTTTTTTATATACAAAAAACAAATTGTTTAATAGTTTTGAAATTCCTGATTATAAAGATTTTTATACTGACGATTTGAGTATTAAAAATGCTGGTTTTGGGATACAGTGGACAAAAAAGGTGTCGGAAAGGCTAACACATCACATAAAGGGATACTTTTCAAGTTTTAAACTAAATTATACCGGAAAATACAATTATATAGATAACTTTCTTATTTTCTTCTCATCAAAAAACAACTTAATTAACGATGTAGGTGTATCTTATAATTTTAACTATGAGTTAAACGACAAGGCTAGTATTTTTGCTGGATATGACTTTACTTCTACAGAATCTGAATATGAACTAAAATATTTATACGATATTCAAAACCAAAATGTTTTTAATTCGCTAGAAGAAAATAATGGCAACAATAATACTAGCTCTCTTTTTGGGGAGTTTATATATGATAATGACAACTGGAATATAAATTTAGGAACTCGTCTTAATTACTTTTCTAAGATTGATAAATATGTAATAGAACCAAGGTTGTATCTTGAAAAAAAAATTACGCAGCATTTAAGAGCCAAAGCATCTTTCGAGCAAAAACACCAAACCTTAGTTCAAATAATAGAATTTCAAACAGCTAGCCTAGGGTTTGATTTAGAAAATCAATTATGGACACAAGTAAATAACGATAATGTTCCTCTACAAAAAAGTTTACAGGTTTCTTCTGGAATTCTTTTTAACAAAGATAACTGGAGTATTGATATCGAACCTTATTATAAAAAGGTTAGTGGTATGACTTCACTAACTAGCGGTTACAATGATCAATCAAATGATTTTTCTAATGGTGAAGGAAAAATATATGGGGTTGATGTTTTGGTACATAAAAAATTCAACAATTACAGAACATGGATTAACTATTCTTACACCAAAAATAGGTTTAAGTTTTTAGATTTAGAGAATACATTCTTTCCTGCAAACCACGATATAACCAACTATTTTTCTTGGTCTCAAGCGTACAAATTGAATAATTACGAATTTTCATTGGGTTGGATTCTAAGAACTGGAAATCCATATACGGAAATTAATGAATTTGTAACTGATGAAAATGGCCAAAACCCTATTATTTACTTAGATTGGGAAAATATCAATGCTTTAAGACTTCCTAGATATAGTAGGTTTGATGCCTCTGTAACCTATTCTTTTAACCTTTCTGACAAATGGAAAAGTAAAATCGGTTTTTCTTTGTTAAATATTTTTGACAGAAAAAACATACTAAATAGAACCTACAACACAGTTCCTTTTATAAATTCTCAAAACAACTTAAAGTATCAATTAAAAGAAGTAGATAAAGTTTCGTTAGGTATAACCCCTAACTTTGTTTTTAGAGTTAGTTTTTAG
- a CDS encoding GlmU family protein, translated as MNYILFDGDVRTALLPFTYTRPVADIRVGILTIREKWEKYLGLTTTTITEAYLEEKYPMVEMEENILLNASFLPTKPLVEMVKNLQANQAIFKGEDVIAFYTKDTQDEVDFSSYEALEFEDDIIQIKNTWDIFSSNDKAIRADFDLITEGRKSAPIPETVNCVNRNDIFVEKGAKLTFATLNAATGPIYIGKNAEIMEGVVVRGALAMCAHSVLKLGAKIYGATTFGPYCKVGGEVNNSVLFGYSNKGHDGFLGNSVLGEWCNIGADSNNSNLKNNYAEVKLWNYETGRFAKTGLQFCGLMMGDHSKCGINTMFNTGTVVGVSANIFGSGFPRNFVPSYSWGGASGFTEYKTNKVFEVAEVVMQRRGIEFDEREKQILEHVFEETKQYRNY; from the coding sequence ATGAATTATATTTTATTTGATGGTGATGTTCGAACAGCTTTGTTGCCATTTACCTATACACGACCAGTAGCAGATATTAGAGTAGGGATTTTAACGATTAGGGAAAAATGGGAAAAATATTTAGGGCTAACTACGACGACTATAACAGAAGCGTATTTAGAAGAAAAATATCCTATGGTTGAAATGGAAGAAAATATATTGTTAAATGCTTCTTTCTTGCCTACAAAACCGTTGGTTGAAATGGTGAAAAACCTACAAGCCAATCAGGCAATTTTTAAAGGGGAAGATGTCATTGCTTTTTATACTAAAGATACACAAGATGAAGTTGATTTTTCATCTTATGAAGCTCTTGAATTTGAAGATGATATTATTCAAATTAAAAATACATGGGATATTTTTTCATCAAACGATAAGGCTATTCGTGCAGACTTTGATTTAATTACTGAAGGAAGAAAATCAGCACCCATCCCTGAAACTGTAAATTGTGTAAATAGAAATGACATTTTTGTTGAAAAAGGAGCTAAATTGACTTTTGCCACTTTGAATGCCGCTACAGGACCCATTTATATAGGAAAGAATGCCGAAATTATGGAAGGCGTAGTAGTACGTGGTGCTTTGGCTATGTGCGCACATTCGGTGTTAAAATTAGGAGCTAAAATATATGGAGCAACCACTTTTGGGCCTTACTGTAAGGTAGGAGGGGAGGTAAACAATTCGGTGTTGTTTGGATATTCTAACAAAGGACACGATGGTTTTTTAGGAAATTCGGTGCTTGGAGAATGGTGTAATATAGGAGCAGATAGCAACAATTCAAACCTTAAAAATAACTATGCTGAAGTAAAACTATGGAATTACGAAACAGGACGTTTTGCCAAAACAGGATTGCAATTTTGTGGTTTAATGATGGGAGACCATTCTAAATGCGGAATTAATACGATGTTCAATACAGGAACCGTAGTGGGGGTGTCAGCGAATATTTTTGGAAGTGGATTTCCTAGAAATTTTGTTCCTTCATACAGTTGGGGCGGAGCTTCTGGCTTTACAGAATATAAAACCAATAAAGTTTTTGAAGTTGCAGAGGTTGTAATGCAAAGAAGAGGTATTGAATTTGATGAAAGAGAAAAGCAAATTTTAGAACACGTTTTTGAAGAAACAAAACAGTATAGAAACTACTAA
- a CDS encoding 6-phosphogluconate dehydrogenase gives MRKILGLVLLGIALIATLYYAFVYFVPYSEGVRSGELIKISHKGVIIKTWEGEISQGISGAQIFSFSVEESEKEVINKLQEYQGRYVKVAYKERYGKIFWLGDTKYFITNVQEEQSPHFRGNEQ, from the coding sequence ATGAGAAAAATTCTAGGACTAGTTTTATTAGGTATTGCACTTATAGCTACCTTATACTACGCATTTGTTTATTTTGTTCCTTATAGTGAAGGGGTTCGCTCTGGCGAACTTATAAAAATTAGCCACAAAGGTGTGATTATAAAAACTTGGGAAGGAGAAATTAGTCAGGGAATTTCTGGTGCTCAAATTTTCTCTTTTTCGGTAGAAGAAAGTGAAAAAGAGGTTATTAATAAGCTCCAAGAATATCAAGGCAGGTATGTTAAAGTTGCTTACAAAGAACGTTACGGAAAAATTTTCTGGCTAGGAGACACTAAATATTTTATTACCAACGTTCAAGAGGAGCAGTCTCCTCATTTTAGGGGAAATGAACAATAA
- a CDS encoding acyl-CoA thioesterase, with translation MNNKEYKNIEDTHITISELMLPSHANFSGKIHGGYILKLMDQIAFACASKHSGTYCVTASVDTVNFINPIEVGKLVTMKASINYVGKTSMVIGIRVEAQNIQTGETKHCNSSYFTMVAKNDNGENARVPGIIINSQNEMRRFLEAIHRIKMKKNRQEKFDIDNFKPENHLDELRNYNVKINL, from the coding sequence ATGAACAATAAGGAGTATAAAAATATAGAAGATACTCACATTACCATTTCAGAGTTAATGTTGCCTTCGCATGCCAATTTTAGTGGTAAAATTCATGGTGGGTACATTTTAAAGTTAATGGATCAAATTGCTTTTGCTTGTGCTTCTAAACACTCGGGTACCTATTGCGTAACTGCTTCTGTTGATACGGTTAATTTTATTAATCCTATCGAAGTGGGTAAACTAGTTACTATGAAAGCTTCTATTAACTACGTAGGAAAAACCTCGATGGTAATTGGTATAAGAGTAGAAGCTCAAAATATTCAAACAGGAGAAACCAAACATTGCAATTCTTCTTACTTCACTATGGTGGCTAAAAATGATAATGGTGAGAATGCTAGAGTTCCAGGAATTATCATTAATAGCCAAAATGAAATGCGCCGCTTTTTAGAAGCGATTCATAGAATAAAGATGAAAAAAAATAGGCAAGAAAAGTTTGATATTGACAATTTCAAGCCTGAAAATCATCTTGATGAGTTAAGAAACTACAACGTAAAGATTAATTTGTAA
- a CDS encoding DUF2975 domain-containing protein — MDTPKTLFSTLNAFIFLIIIAISFGLMLTILSAFGTIPDSMFKSEVSFPELDWVVYLFMTLNLIVYGVFVYGLFKLRKVSKLFLNGTFYDLELGKNCSLAGKSFILSGVFWCLFDGLSSIYFKNEFSIGVSDKTFIYLFFIVMGLFLMLTSKLFDRALELKKENDLTI; from the coding sequence ATGGACACACCTAAAACCTTATTCTCGACACTAAATGCTTTTATTTTTTTAATTATAATAGCAATTTCATTTGGATTGATGCTAACAATCTTATCAGCATTTGGGACTATTCCAGATAGCATGTTTAAAAGTGAAGTATCTTTTCCGGAATTAGATTGGGTAGTTTATCTATTTATGACATTGAACTTAATAGTTTATGGGGTATTTGTTTATGGCCTTTTCAAGCTGAGAAAGGTATCAAAGTTATTTTTAAATGGTACTTTTTACGATTTAGAATTGGGTAAGAATTGTAGTTTAGCTGGTAAATCCTTTATTTTATCAGGAGTATTTTGGTGTCTTTTCGATGGGCTTAGTTCTATTTATTTCAAAAATGAATTTTCAATAGGAGTAAGCGATAAGACATTTATTTATCTTTTCTTTATTGTTATGGGCTTATTCTTAATGCTTACAAGCAAATTATTTGACAGAGCTTTGGAACTGAAGAAGGAAAACGATTTAACTATTTAA
- a CDS encoding helix-turn-helix domain-containing protein, with protein MAIIVNLDIMLAKRKVKSKELAEAIGITQANLSILKSGKAKAIRFTTLSAICKELNCQPSDILEYKE; from the coding sequence ATGGCCATAATCGTAAATTTAGATATAATGCTTGCAAAACGTAAAGTAAAAAGCAAAGAACTTGCTGAGGCAATTGGAATTACACAGGCGAACTTATCTATTTTGAAATCAGGAAAAGCAAAAGCAATTAGATTTACAACACTTTCTGCTATTTGTAAGGAATTGAATTGCCAGCCAAGTGATATTTTAGAATATAAAGAATAA
- a CDS encoding VOC family protein → MITGLYETHLFVANLELSIEFYKNILGLEQCYFEEERRAAFFWIGEPKESMLGLWEKPKSEIDRRHFAFKCDKNFIINEATAFLKEHGLNPFNFLNDGTDQPMVFAWVPAIAIYFDDPDGHHLEFISVLDGKGKPENGIISYERWLELETKEK, encoded by the coding sequence ATGATTACAGGACTATATGAAACCCATTTATTTGTTGCAAATCTTGAGCTTTCGATTGAATTTTATAAAAATATTTTAGGCCTTGAACAATGCTATTTTGAAGAAGAAAGGCGAGCAGCCTTTTTTTGGATTGGCGAACCAAAGGAATCAATGTTAGGCCTTTGGGAAAAGCCTAAATCTGAAATTGACAGAAGACATTTTGCGTTTAAGTGTGATAAAAATTTTATAATTAATGAAGCGACAGCATTTTTAAAAGAACACGGACTAAATCCATTTAACTTTTTGAATGACGGAACTGACCAACCAATGGTATTTGCTTGGGTGCCTGCAATTGCAATTTATTTTGACGACCCAGACGGACATCATTTAGAATTTATTTCGGTATTAGACGGAAAAGGAAAGCCAGAAAATGGAATAATCTCGTATGAACGATGGCTGGAATTGGAAACAAAAGAAAAATAA